From the Lathyrus oleraceus cultivar Zhongwan6 chromosome 4, CAAS_Psat_ZW6_1.0, whole genome shotgun sequence genome, one window contains:
- the LOC127136818 gene encoding eukaryotic translation initiation factor 4 gamma-like: protein MTYEVFKLKGLFKQVKNDYIREAEERLEACMAKEDEEKSRQEAKEKAILEAEEQARKEAEEKEVVEVAATEAEAKAKADAKEATHITVEEAAKSNEFALTRGESSTYGIAPLVLQILEELQKEQQLVRARLDKQDSVNSNIQNLLTQLLQRMPPPPNP, encoded by the coding sequence ATGACATATGAGGTCTTCAAGCTGAAAGGACTCTTTAAACAAGTAAAAAATGACTATATCAGAGAAGCTGAGGAGAGACTAGAGGCATGCATGGCCAAAGAAGATGAAGAGAAATCACGCCAGGAAGCTAAAGAAAAGGCAATATTGGAAGCTGAAGAGCAGGCGAGAAAGGAAGCCGAAGAAAAAGAGGTTGTTGAGGTTGCTGCTactgaagctgaagctaaagctaaGGCTGACGCTAAAGAAGCAACACATATTACTGTAGAGGAAGCTGCTAAGTCAAATGAATTTGCTTTGACTCGAGGTGAGTCTTCGACATATGGCATCGCTCCGTTGGTGCTCCAAATTCTGGAAGAACTTCAGAAGGAACAACAACTTGTGAGAGCCAGACTCGACAAGCAAGATTCAGTTAACTCCAACATCCAGAATCTTCTCACCCagctgcttcagaggatgcctcctcctccaaacccttag